The following coding sequences lie in one Sorex araneus isolate mSorAra2 chromosome 4, mSorAra2.pri, whole genome shotgun sequence genomic window:
- the ZNF200 gene encoding zinc finger protein 200 — MAAKVVPPPPKRSFILRVPPNSRLGQDLLRDATGGPKTIHQLVLEHFLTTLPKPGFFPLSGRAKDTLVMKDVNSDGQNRVQPHPLVKLLPREGTQQRQDRVPPLCLKAESKGLAVFEDLNVFHSQEECVSLDSAHQPAAENEEESVGEMMLLVNDSSPEDEEIQKESVENEDRREKLSDCDEMDYTTDSEQPSNCNKEEKQQTTSIRKERKMRNLLITIENDTPLEELSKYVDINVIALTRNQRTRRWHTCPLCGKQFNESSYLIAHQRTHTGEKPYYCSHCGKSFNHKTNLNKHERIHTGEKPYSCSLCGKKFRQNSHRSRHEGIHVREKIFKCPECGKTFPGNEEFVVHLQSHKAERPYSCKKCGRRFGRLSNCTRHEKIHSVCKNRKQKWNW; from the exons ATGGCTGCAAAAGTGGTTCCTCCACCCCCAAAGCGTTCCTTCATACTGAGAGTGCCCCCAAACTCCAGGCTGGGCCAGGACCTGCTTCGAGATGCTACTGGTGGACCCAAGACCATACACCAGCTCGTTTTGGAGCACTTCCTGACTACCCTGCCCAAGCCAGGATTTTTCCCGCTCAGTGGGAGAGCCAAGGACACCTTAGTTATGAAGGATGTGAACTCAGATGGTCAAAACAGAG TGCAACCTCACCCATTAGTGAAACTTCTTCCCAGAGAAGGAACAcaacagagacaggacagagtgCCTCCGCTGTGTCTGAAAGCTGAGTCCAAG GGGCTAGCAGTCTTTGAGGATTTGAATGTATTTCATTCCCAAGAAGAATGCGTGAGCCTGGATTCTGCTCATCAGCCCGCCGCAGAGAATGAAGAAGAAAGTGTGGGGGAGATGATGTTACTGG TTAATGACAGTAGTCCTGAGGATGAAGAAATTCAAAAAGAATCTGTAGAAAATGAAGATAGAAGAGAAAAGTTATCAGACTGTGATGAAATGGACTATACCACAGACTCTGAGCAACCTTCAAACTGcaataaagaagagaaacaaCAAACCACATCCattaggaaggaaaggaaaatgagaaatcttttAATTACAATTGAGAATGATACTCCATTAGAGGAACTCTCAAAGTATGTCGATATCAACGTGATAGCCCTTACTCGAAATCAGAGAACAAGACGATGGCACACGTGTCCACTGTGTGGGAAACAGTTTAATGAAAGTTCTTACCTTATTGCCCACCAAAGGACTCACACTGGAGAAAAACCTTACTACTGTAGTcactgtgggaaaagcttcaaTCATAAAACAAACCTTAATAAGCACGAGCGAATCCATACAGGAGAGAAACCTTATTCATGTTCTCTGTGTGGGAAAAAATTTCGTCAGAATTCTCATAGGAGTCGCCATGAAGGAATTCATGTACGAGAGAAGATATTTAAGTGTCCAGAATGTGGGAAAACCTTCCCAGGGAATGAAGAATTTGTGGTTCATCTGCAGAGTCATAAAGCTGAGAGGCCATACAGTTGCAAAAAATGTGGGAGACGATTTGGTCGACTGTCAAACTGTACCCGTCATGAAAAAATACACTCTGTATGTAAGAACCGGAAGCAGAAGTGGAATTGGTAA